Within the Leptolyngbyaceae cyanobacterium genome, the region TGGCTAAACCTCCTTACAATGGAAAAAGTTTTTATTATTACCACATTTAAGGGAGAGCCTCTTAACTTAAATGATTATTAACTTACTTCCATTTATTTTTTATTTAATCCTTGCCATCATATTGCTAATTAACATACTTCCTTTAATTTTTATTAAAGCACCCCGAACCAATACAGAACTAAGCAATTTTGATGTAATTATCGTGTTAGGAAATCCTGCCAATTCAGATGGTACGGCAGGATCTACAGCGAAGCAAAGAGTCTTGAAAGCAGTTGAATTATTTAAAAGTGGCTATGCCAACCAGATTATTTTTACCGGAGCAGCAGTTTACAATCAATATGTAGAAGCGGAAGTAATGGCAAATTTAGCTAATTCATTAGGAGTCGCCAATGATTTCATTTGTCAAGAAAAGCAAGCTAAAAATACTTATCAAAATGCTTTTTACTCGCTCGAAGTAATGAAAAAAGAAAATTGGCGTTCTGCGATTGTCGTTACTTCACCTTACCATCTTAAGCGAACCAGCTACATTTTTTCTTATTACTCTATTGAGTATTTACTAATTCCGTCTGACTATCCTGACGATTTTTCAGTAATTAAAAAGGTTTTATTTAATCAATGGGAGAACTATTTGTTAACTAAACTAATGATATGCGATCGTGCAAAAATCTTGGCTGATTAAGCTGATTAACTACAAAAGCGCTTTCCAAGCAGCAGTATTTACCGCCAAGTAAACTTAAGCTTTAACCTTATTTTTTTCTGCCTTCTGCCTCTTGCTTACCTAGTCGGCAGTATCCTCAACGATCCCAAATTAGAAAAAATAGATGCCCCCGATTTTTCCTCTCCTTCTCATCTTAAATCGACTAGTTAAAGAGGTTTTTTGTTTCTTTGGGATCTTTATCTTTCTACCCCGAAAAATGCACCCCTGCGATCTCCAATTAAATCTAATCGGATTCGCTGCCAATTACAAAGCTCTATAACCACTATCATGACTGCCAAAATCGCGACTAGCACGAGCGGGATCGGCTCCTTCATTGCGAACGCGACGACGGAGGTCGCCCAAATCTGGGGAAACTTTCACTGCTTCATCACCGCTGATTTTACCCATGAGTACCAATTCGCAAAGGGCTTGATTGAGTACTTGCATACCCTCATCAATGCCGTTTTCAATCAAGTGATAAGCTTCTTCATCATTACCCTTCGCTAAGAAATCTTGCATGGCGGGAGTATTGATTAAGATTTCGTGGGCTGCCGTGCGACGCCCGTCGGTAGTTTGCATTAGTAATTGAGCAACTACTGCTACCAAACAATCAGCGATTTGAATTCGCATCGATGCTTGTTCTTCTGGATTGTAGATACCTAACAATCTTTGGATGGCATTGATAGCGCTGCGGGTGTGGAGAGTACCGAATACTAAGTGACCTGTTTGAGCGGCTTTGAGAGCAATATCAACTGTTACGCGATCGCGCATTTCCCCGATCAAAATCGCATCGGGATCTTCCCGCAAAGCCGCCCGCAGCGCATGGTGAAACTCGTGAGTGTGCAAACCGATTTCCCGTTGACTGATCAAGCATTTTTGAGAAGAGTGAACGAATTCGATCGGGTCTTCAATCGTAATAATATGTTTCGGCAAATTTTCGTTCATGTGACGAATCATCGCCGCTAGAGTAGTTGATTTACCCGAACCAGTTGGCCCTGTCACCAAAATCAGTCCTTGCGGGCG harbors:
- a CDS encoding YdcF family protein, which encodes MIINLLPFIFYLILAIILLINILPLIFIKAPRTNTELSNFDVIIVLGNPANSDGTAGSTAKQRVLKAVELFKSGYANQIIFTGAAVYNQYVEAEVMANLANSLGVANDFICQEKQAKNTYQNAFYSLEVMKKENWRSAIVVTSPYHLKRTSYIFSYYSIEYLLIPSDYPDDFSVIKKVLFNQWENYLLTKLMICDRAKILAD
- a CDS encoding PilT/PilU family type 4a pilus ATPase, whose protein sequence is MTTSTPSGNLLDNSNQAKSVPPGQIPPGGRMPRSRFHEPDEPTASPHAHVDRPSKLQTQHQNQTSQQQPMSPHHQGAEATRMKTPHPNAGASPTPPPPPQSAQARSGMVSPSIEKMVKHAHTQQASDVHIRVGEVPRYRIRGQMIPLGNHEKVTPELFEQYLVEITTPEQRKRFAETKELDSAIYYPGFLRCRVNCFESLLGGAMVLRLIPLDVPSIDGLGLPQVLKEIVERPQGLILVTGPTGSGKSTTLAAMIRHMNENLPKHIITIEDPIEFVHSSQKCLISQREIGLHTHEFHHALRAALREDPDAILIGEMRDRVTVDIALKAAQTGHLVFGTLHTRSAINAIQRLLGIYNPEEQASMRIQIADCLVAVVAQLLMQTTDGRRTAAHEILINTPAMQDFLAKGNDEEAYHLIENGIDEGMQVLNQALCELVLMGKISGDEAVKVSPDLGDLRRRVRNEGADPARASRDFGSHDSGYRAL